GACGCGAACACGCGCCGGGAGCCAGCGCGGTGGGCGAGCGTCAGCGACTCGTCGCCGCCCGCGAACAGCACCTCGTGTTCGCCACGGACGCCGCCCGCCCGCCGGGCGTGGACGCCGATGTCACCATCGTCCCGTGGAGCGACGCCCTCGCGGCCGTGGACGCGTTCGCCGGAGTCCTGGCCCGCGTCCGCTCGCTCGGCCTCGATGGCGTCGAGCAGCGCGTTCGCGGTGCCGCTGGGTGCGTCGCGCTTCTCGCGGTGGTGGGTCTCGGTCAGTTCGACGTCGTAGTCGGGGAGCAGTCGCGTCGCGCGCTCGACGAGGTCGGTCAGCACCGCGACGCCCCGCGAGAAGTTCGGCGCGTGCAGGACGGGCACCTCGTCGCTCGCCCGCCGGAGCGCGTCGAGCTGGTCGTCGGAGAAGCCGGTCGTCCCGATTACGGCCGGGACGCCTGCCTCCGCGCACGCGGCGACGTACTCGACGCTCGCTTCGGGGTCGGTGAAGTCCACCAGCGCGTCGGGTCGCTCCTCGGCGAGCAGGGTCGGGAGGTCGTCCGCCGGAGAGACCTCGAACCCGTCGACTCGCTCCGCGCCCCGCGACACGGCCAGCGTCTCGTCGCCGCGCTCGTCGGCCTCGGCGACGACCTCCTGAGCCATCCGGCCCGTCGCGCCCGTGACGGCGAGTCGCAGGCTCATACGTCCGCCTCCGGAGGCTGTGTCGGCTCTTCCTCGTCCCCTTCGAGACCCGTCAGCGCCTCGCGGAGTTCGTCTCGGTGGCGCTCGCTCAGCCGCGAGAGCGGCGAACGCAGGCGCTCGGGGTAGTCCTCGCGCATCGACAGCGCCGCCTTCAGCGGGATGGGGTTGGTCTCCAGGAACAGCGCCCGCGAGAGCGGCCCGAGGTCGTAGTGGTACTGGCGAGCGGCGACGAACTCGTCTTCGAGCGCCGCGTCGACCATCGCCACCGTCCGCTCGGGTTCGACGTTCGCGGTGACGCTGATACAGCCCGTCGCTCCCATCGACATGAGCGGGAGGTTGAGCCCGTCCTCGCCCGAGAGGACCGAGAACGCCTCGTCCTGCGTCCGCTCGAGTATCTCGCCGGAGCGCCCCAGGTCGCCGCTGGCGGCCTTGTAGCCGACGACGTTGGGGTGGGAGGCGAGCGAGACGGCCGTCTCGACGGCGATGTTCCGTCCCGTCCGCGACGGGACGTTGTAGATCACCTGCGGCAC
This region of Halomarina salina genomic DNA includes:
- the dapB gene encoding 4-hydroxy-tetrahydrodipicolinate reductase codes for the protein MSLRLAVTGATGRMAQEVVAEADERGDETLAVSRGAERVDGFEVSPADDLPTLLAEERPDALVDFTDPEASVEYVAACAEAGVPAVIGTTGFSDDQLDALRRASDEVPVLHAPNFSRGVAVLTDLVERATRLLPDYDVELTETHHREKRDAPSGTANALLDAIEAERADAGQDSGERVHGREGVAPRDDGDIGVHARRAGGVRGEHEVLFAGGDESLTLAHRAGSRRVFASGALDAAEWLAGRDAGWYEFEEVLA
- the dapA gene encoding 4-hydroxy-tetrahydrodipicolinate synthase, yielding MTHQPYAGVYPALPTPFHDDDSIDHETLADHARRMEDAGVAGVVPVGTTGESATLTHDEHVAVVETVADAVTVPVVAGAGSNATHEALELAQRSVDAGADGLLLISPYYNNPEPAGMEEHFRAVADTLDVPQVIYNVPSRTGRNIAVETAVSLASHPNVVGYKAASGDLGRSGEILERTQDEAFSVLSGEDGLNLPLMSMGATGCISVTANVEPERTVAMVDAALEDEFVAARQYHYDLGPLSRALFLETNPIPLKAALSMREDYPERLRSPLSRLSERHRDELREALTGLEGDEEEPTQPPEADV